The proteins below come from a single Streptomyces sp. M92 genomic window:
- a CDS encoding ABC transporter permease codes for MKKFDKERVLLAVAGPVIALAVAFVLSAIVLIASGKNPVEPFALMFEQAGFSDIQVLIINQASMYYIAALAVAIGFRMNLFNIGVDGQYQLAAMMAAIVGAHANLPAFLQIPLLLLTAVLTGAFWSGIAGVLKVTRGVSEVVATIMLNAIATSVIGYLWLPDVFGVKIGNNHTTGEMHESGWIPGIDMGAAGEIYGLVILAVLLGIGYWVVLNRTRFGFDLRASGASESAAAASGVNPKRMVLTAMLLSGGLAGLAGLPILLGDTHTYSLNFPTGIGFLGIGIALLGRNSPVGIAFAALLWAWLDKASPELDFHGYDKEIAVIMQGLIVLSVVVSYEAVREWGLRRQQRRVGAELAAGHVLGATDNTKKEVAGR; via the coding sequence ATGAAGAAGTTCGACAAGGAGCGCGTGCTCCTCGCGGTGGCCGGTCCGGTCATCGCGCTCGCCGTGGCCTTCGTGCTCAGCGCGATCGTCCTGATCGCCTCGGGCAAGAACCCGGTCGAACCGTTCGCCCTGATGTTCGAGCAGGCCGGGTTCTCCGACATCCAGGTCCTGATCATCAACCAGGCGTCGATGTACTACATCGCGGCCCTGGCGGTGGCCATCGGCTTCCGGATGAACCTGTTCAACATCGGCGTCGACGGCCAGTACCAGCTCGCCGCCATGATGGCCGCGATCGTCGGCGCCCACGCGAACCTCCCCGCCTTCCTCCAGATCCCGCTCCTCCTGCTGACCGCCGTCCTCACCGGCGCCTTCTGGTCCGGCATCGCCGGCGTCCTCAAGGTGACCCGGGGCGTCAGCGAGGTCGTCGCGACGATCATGCTGAACGCCATCGCCACCTCCGTCATCGGCTACCTGTGGCTGCCCGACGTCTTCGGCGTCAAGATCGGCAACAACCACACCACCGGCGAGATGCACGAGTCCGGCTGGATCCCCGGCATCGACATGGGCGCCGCCGGCGAGATCTACGGCCTGGTGATCCTCGCCGTCCTCCTCGGCATCGGCTACTGGGTCGTCCTCAACCGCACCCGCTTCGGCTTCGACCTGCGCGCCTCCGGCGCCTCCGAGTCCGCCGCCGCGGCCAGCGGCGTCAACCCGAAGCGCATGGTGCTCACCGCGATGCTGCTCTCCGGCGGCCTCGCCGGCCTCGCGGGCCTGCCGATCCTCCTCGGCGACACCCACACCTACAGCCTCAACTTCCCCACCGGCATCGGCTTCCTCGGCATCGGCATCGCCCTGCTCGGCCGCAACAGTCCCGTCGGCATCGCCTTCGCCGCCCTGCTGTGGGCCTGGCTCGACAAGGCCAGCCCCGAGCTGGACTTCCACGGCTACGACAAGGAGATCGCGGTCATCATGCAGGGCCTGATCGTGCTCTCGGTCGTCGTCTCCTACGAGGCCGTCCGCGAGTGGGGCCTGCGCCGCCAGCAGCGCCGCGTGGGCGCGGAGCTGGCCGCCGGTCACGTCCTCGGCGCCACCGACAACACCAAGAAGGAGGTGGCTGGCCGATGA
- a CDS encoding ABC transporter ATP-binding protein, producing the protein MTAVELAGITKRFPGVVANHDIHLTVRKGTVHALVGENGAGKSTLMKILYGMQKPDEGTITVDGEKVSFSSPADAIVRGIGMVHQHFMLADNLTVLENVVLGSEKPYGIGAKARRRIKEISERYGLGVEPDRLVEDLGVAARQRVEILKVLYRGARTLILDEPTAVLVPQEVDALFDNLRELKAEGLSVIFISHKLGEVLSVADDITVIRRGTTVGTAVPSETTPRQLAELMVGSELPTPETAESTVTDREVLAVDTLRLAAPGGKALLDDISFTIHAGEVLGIAGVEGNGQTELVDALIGLRHADSGTIRFLDEDITALPTRGRREQGVGYIPEDRHRHGLLLEAPLWENRILGHVTEKPNSKGVWLDLKGAQDDTRRIVETYDVRTPGIDVTAASLSGGNQQKLIVGREMSHKPRFLIAAHPTRGVDVGAQAAIWDHIREARREGLAVLLISADLDELIGLSDTLRVIYDGKLVADADPATITPEELGSAMTGAASGHLEHEETPADGGPGAEDEAR; encoded by the coding sequence GTGACCGCCGTCGAGCTCGCCGGGATCACCAAGCGGTTCCCCGGCGTCGTGGCCAACCACGACATCCACCTCACCGTCCGCAAGGGCACCGTCCACGCCCTCGTCGGCGAGAACGGCGCCGGCAAGTCCACCCTGATGAAGATCCTCTACGGCATGCAGAAGCCGGACGAGGGCACCATCACGGTCGACGGCGAGAAGGTGAGCTTCTCCTCGCCCGCCGACGCCATCGTCCGCGGCATCGGCATGGTCCACCAGCACTTCATGCTCGCCGACAACCTCACGGTCCTCGAGAACGTGGTCCTCGGCAGCGAGAAGCCCTACGGCATCGGCGCCAAGGCCCGCCGCCGGATCAAGGAGATCTCCGAGCGCTACGGCCTCGGCGTGGAGCCCGACCGCCTGGTCGAGGACCTCGGCGTCGCCGCCCGCCAGCGCGTGGAGATCCTCAAGGTCCTCTACCGCGGCGCCCGCACGCTGATCCTCGACGAGCCCACCGCCGTCCTCGTGCCCCAGGAGGTCGACGCGCTCTTCGACAACCTGCGCGAGCTGAAGGCCGAGGGCCTGTCCGTCATCTTCATCTCCCACAAGCTGGGCGAGGTGCTGTCCGTCGCCGACGACATCACCGTCATCCGGCGCGGCACGACGGTCGGCACCGCCGTCCCGTCCGAGACCACCCCGCGCCAGCTCGCCGAACTGATGGTCGGCAGCGAACTGCCCACCCCCGAGACCGCCGAGTCCACGGTCACCGACCGCGAGGTCCTCGCCGTCGACACGCTGCGCCTGGCGGCCCCCGGCGGCAAGGCCCTCCTCGACGACATCTCCTTCACCATCCACGCCGGTGAGGTGCTGGGCATCGCCGGCGTGGAGGGCAACGGCCAGACCGAACTGGTCGACGCCCTCATCGGCCTGCGCCACGCCGACTCCGGCACCATCCGCTTCCTCGACGAGGACATCACGGCGCTGCCCACCCGGGGGCGCCGCGAGCAGGGCGTCGGCTACATCCCCGAGGACCGCCACCGCCACGGGCTGCTCCTGGAGGCCCCTCTCTGGGAGAACCGCATCCTCGGCCACGTCACCGAGAAGCCCAACAGCAAGGGCGTCTGGCTCGACCTCAAGGGCGCCCAGGACGACACCCGCCGCATCGTCGAGACGTACGACGTCCGCACCCCCGGCATCGACGTCACCGCCGCCTCCCTGTCCGGCGGCAACCAGCAGAAGCTGATCGTCGGCCGCGAGATGAGCCACAAGCCGCGCTTCCTCATCGCCGCCCACCCCACCCGCGGTGTGGACGTCGGCGCGCAGGCCGCCATCTGGGACCACATCCGCGAGGCCCGCCGCGAGGGCCTGGCGGTCCTGCTGATCTCCGCCGACCTGGACGAGCTGATCGGCCTGTCCGACACCCTGAGGGTGATCTACGACGGCAAGCTGGTCGCCGACGCCGACCCGGCCACCATCACCCCCGAGGAGCTGGGCTCGGCCATGACCGGTGCCGCCTCCGGACACCTCGAACACGAAGAGACCCCGGCCGACGGCGGCCCGGGCGCGGAAGACGAGGCCCGCTGA